The following proteins are co-located in the Palaemon carinicauda isolate YSFRI2023 chromosome 30, ASM3689809v2, whole genome shotgun sequence genome:
- the LOC137623304 gene encoding uncharacterized protein produces the protein MKLKNPWPWVFMLVYLKVSSYPTAGQSGGGNQVESQEDFEGHFIKTISPRCNNLNNKEKLLRRFNKSLTKWESCSSKYDFAAANSSCLAFLSDEKVILKGINSNKKGEYWCYPSIRCRNCSTLSTNFQKCKNNLGKLEKNCLLTQNFTGTEIPNHPGYALIPFLPWNCEKGNNFKEKMELSVRLYNINKTLPLYCGHLICNEIKSAFPIPILRLNEPTHQACSNTLTELQTNPTCYREKNEFCFYAFKGPSNSNSIVFISKDTKMISDTEKLVYILRNFTDFQSNGRCEYPLNYTKNSTHNLWNEKTYFFCYTKSNNYNDTDLWHIKKITERLRLVELNENVTDSIESNVILQRLILAETTISITTYKKIKNLNYTFKHYTNEFHIPVFTANHTEIETLEDIENENITVTNNKNNTYFTKVEDTVSIWGHRNWITFYNCSLKYQEDSKDLLLFLYNGTLDFEYICNDDTGVLLTSIRRENVTLLQSHNFLRDCRDQGINKKTDEDCKRDLKTATDYETRFFHFLIYPKNMDKSAVKLLGEKMNIKETKIFKKEFKDNTHPSVVSGLTKILKNETNLEDFDTTGQTESRQKTLQIFILASLSKNTECVKTLVEGSFSIDINPNGTTENLQPVPKYVIGPIPLDIDAETCLKILPIDVNEDLLRIQNNTMLRVNKFWPTCMYNKLIAWNENKNTTKVVPEWDYLPLPCKAMEMGLFLLCCAITFITISGNIIVITVMIFSGLVKKHVYMIYTSVAAADLLLGVTTASLALRDTYDLMNGYLTIYDLSDDGPWAPFGTLANYQPKGFQQTRFPRYGWPAYCAIAMNISILSSLMSLALLGIAILPLSIKILTFENLRNEEKDESQRQTQNLNQSNSNQCDNFKRWLFYFDKNKTIKIGICIIWVWNIILAFLINAGSNLQENYDKKAQNYTLTGFFDPVTKLTLNTGRGKSVLSSTAFYLQTLVASVAGIIIVAILATLAIIFSIRRSRVPSPITSDNHLQRVKHFSAISRSFMMMVILFLVSCAPIASVILANSVTVNISENFPVLHFIIWWLCMAGSSWNWLIYCFRGRYFKDEAKKLLQKLCDSV, from the coding sequence TTCCTCAGTGACGAAAAGGTCATTTTGAAAGGCATAAATAGTAACAAAAAAGGAGAATACTGGTGTTATCCATCCATCCGCTGTAGGAACTGTAGCACATTAAGCACCAATTTCCAGAAATGCAAAAATAATTtgggaaaacttgaaaaaaactgtTTGCTCACGCAAAATTTCACTGGCACAGAAATTCCAAATCATCCTGGATATGCACTCATCCCTTTCTTACCCTGGAACTGTGAAAAGGGGaataactttaaagaaaaaatgGAACTATCTGTGCGCTTGTATAACATCAACAAAACACTCCCACTATACTGTGGTCACCTAATATGTAATGAAATTAAATCTGCATTTCCTATACCCATTTTAAGACTGAATGAGCCCACGCATCAGGCCTGCAGCAACACACTAACTGAGCTTCAGACCAATCCCACTTGCTACAGAGAAAAGAATGAATTTTGCTTTTATGCATTTAAAGGCCCAAGCAATAGTAATTCAATTGTCTTTATCAGTAAAGACACCAAGATGATTTCTGACACTGAGAAATTAGTGTACATTTTACGGAATTTTACTGATTTTCAAAGCAATGGGAGGTGTGAATACCCTCTGAACTACACAAAGAATAGTACACACAACCTCTGGAATGAAAAAACTTACTTTTTCTGTTACACAAAGTCAAATAACTACAATGATACAGACTTGTGgcacataaaaaaaattacagagcGCCTAAGGCTTGTCGAATTAAATGAAAATGTTACGGATTCCATAGAGTCTAACGTGATTCTTCAGAGATTAATTTTAGCAGAAACCACCATCAGTATTAcaacatacaaaaaaataaaaaacttgaactacACTTTCAAACATTATACAAACGAGTTCCACATTCCAGTCTTTACTGCAAATCATACAGAAATAGAAACACTGGAAGATATCGAGAATGAAAATATCACggttacaaacaataaaaacaatacgtATTTTACTAAAGTTGAAGATACTGTATCAATATGGGGTCACAGGAATTGGATAACTTTCTATAACTGCTCACTAAAGTATCAAGAGGACAGTAAAGATCTACTCCTCTTCCTTTACAATGGTACCTTAGATTTTGAGTATATTTGCAATGATGATACAGGTGTCCTCTTGACTTCCATTAGAAGGGAAAATGTCACCTTGCTCCAATCCCATAATTTTTTACGCGACTGTCGTGatcaaggaataaataaaaaaaccgaTGAAGACTGCAAACGTGACCTGAAGACAGCTACAGACTATGAAACACGGTTCTTTCACTTCTTAATCTATCCAAAAAACATGGACAAGTCTGCTGTAAAACTACTTGGCGAGAAAATGAATATTAAAGAAACAAAGATCTTCAAAAAAGAATTTAAAGATAACACGCATCCTTCAGTTGTCAGTGGCCTCACAAAAATACTTAAGAATGAGACCAATTTGGAAGATTTTGATACTACGGGGCAGACAGAATCCAGACAAAAAACTCTACAGATATTTATCCTTGCCAGTCTCTCAAAAAATACTGAATGTGTGAAAACTCTTGTGGAAGGTAGTTTTTCAATTGATATAAACCCAAATGGTACGACAGAGAATCTACAGCCAGTCCCAAAGTATGTGATAGGTCCAATTCCATTAGATATCGATGCTGAAACGTGTTTAAAAATCCTCCCCATTGATGTTAATGAAGATTTGTTAAGGATACAAAATAATACAATGCTCCGTGTTAACAAATTCTGGCCCACTTGCATGTACAATAAGTTGATtgcatggaatgaaaacaaaaacacTACAAAAGTAGTCCCAGAGTGGGATTACCTCCCTTTACCATGTAAGGCAATGGAAATGGGACTCTTTCTTCTATGTTGTGCTATTACCTTCATAACAATATCTGGAAACATAATAGTTATCACAGTTATGATTTTTTCAGGATTAGTTAAAAAgcatgtttatatgatatatacttCAGTGGCCGCAGCTGATCTGCTCCTTGGTGTTACCACAGCTTCACTGGCACTTCGCGATACCTATGACCTTATGAACGGGTATCTTACAATCTACGATTTGAGTGATGATGGGCCTTGGGCACCCTTTGGTACACTTGCTAATTATCAACCAAAAGGATTCCAACAAACTAGATTTCCAAGATATGGATGGCCAGCATATTGTGCAATTGCAATGAATATCTCAATCCTGTCCTCATTAATGTCTCTGGCTTTACTTGGTATTGCAATTCTTCCGCTTTCCATAAAGATACTTACTTTTGAAAATCTAAGGAATGAAGAAAAGGATGAGAGTCAAAGACAAACTCAAAATCTCAATCAAAGTAACAGCAATcaatgtgacaacttcaaaagatGGCTCttctattttgataaaaataagactataaagATTGGAATATGCATCATATGGGTTTGGAATATCATTTTGGCATTTCTGATTAACGCTGGTTCAAACCTTCAGGAGAATTATGATAAAAAGGCACAGAATTACACATTAACTGGCTTCTTTGATCCTGTTACAAAGCTTACTCTAAATACTGGGAGGGGCAAATCGGTCTTGTCATCAACTGCATTCTACCTTCAGACTCTAGTTGCTAGTGTAGCAGGAATAATAATTGTGGCTATCTTAGCAACATTAGCAATAATTTTCAGCATACGAAGATCAAGAGTACCGAGTCCTATAACATCAGATAATCATTTGCAGCGTGTCAAACACTTTAGTGCGATTTCTAGATCATTCATGATGATGGTCATACTTTTTCTAGTATCATGTGCACCAATAGCTTCTGTCATATTAGCTAACAGCGTGACGGTTAACATCTCTGAAAACTTCCCAGTGCTTCACTTCATAATCTGGTGGCTCTGCATGGCAGGATCATCCTGGAACTGGTTGATTTATTGCTTCCGAGGAAGATATTTCAAGGACGAAGCAAAAAAACTACTTCAAAAGTTATGTGATTCTGTATAA